The Cellulophaga lytica DSM 7489 nucleotide sequence AGGTTTCTGTTTTTTAACGACCAAGCAACCACAATGAGATTACAGAGGAACAAAACTGTTTTATTAGTTTTTTCCCTTTCCGCTAAAATAGAAGCAGAAAGGAAACCTTTGTTTGGTGCTAAAAAGCAAAAGGTTTCTACACAGTTTTTTGACCTATTAATTAAGAACACATTAGAGGTTGCAAATAAAAGTAATGTAGACGTTGTTTGGTTAGATGAAACTCAGCAAAAAGGAAACACTTTTGCAGAGCGTTATGCTAATGCCTATAAAAGTCTTTATGCGCAAGGGTATACCAATGTAATTTCTATTGGTAATGACACACCAAATTTAACAGCTAATCATATACAACAAGCTGTAGATGCAATGGCTACTAAAAAGGTAGTTTTTGGCCCGTCTAAAGATGGTGGTATATATTTGTTTGGGGTTCATAAAAGTATTTTTAATGAAGATGCTTTTAAAAACTTACCTTGGTTAACTTCTAAATTATCTAAAAAAATACATACTTTGGCTATTGCCAAAAATGTGCCTTTTACGGTTTTAGAAACACTTAAAGATTTAGATACTACTGCTTCAGTAATTTGTTATGCATATGAAAATCCCAATTCGGTTTTAGGTAGTTTTATTCTTTTTCATACAAATATAAAATCTAAAAGCACTTTAAAAACAAGTAACAATTTAGTTGCGTTGTTTTATACTTCTTCGGTTTCTCGTAGAGGACCTCCAAGGTTATAAATTATTTAAACCGGCATTTTTATGAGTAACAGACCAATTAAACTACAGTTGGTGGTACTTGCTTATAAAATAATTTATCAACCTTATTACACTTAATTATGAAAATAGCTATAATAGCTGTGCTGCAGCTGTTTGCCTTTACGGTATTTGCGCAATCAAATACATATTCGTCTAAAATAGTAGACCAAGATAACCAACCTATACCTTTTGCTACGGTAAAAGAAATAGGCAAAGAAAATTACACAACCACAACCATAGATGGCGACTTTACACTACAAACAAGTACTGTAAATTTTACAATAGAGATTTCATCTATTGGGTACACATCAAAAAAAGTAACTATTACTAATGGTAATTTTCCTGCGAGTATTACTTTAATGACATCTGACGAACAATTAAATGAAATTGTGGTAACCGCTTTGGGCATAGAAAGAGAAAAACAATCTTTGGTTTCTGCAGTAACCAGAGTGTCATCAGATAAACTAACAGAAGTTACATTAACCAATGTGGTTAATAGTTTAGCAGGCCAAGTTGCCGGTGTACAAATTACAAATGGTTCTTCTGGCGTAGGTTCTTCATCTAGAATTGTTATACGTGGAGAAAATTCGTTAAGCGGAAGCAATCAGCCATTATTTGTGGTAGACGGTGTGCCAATTAGTAATGAGCAAATTACGAGCGACTTAGTAAACAACGGTGCTTTGCAAGAAGTAGATTTTGGTAACGGTGGTTCTGAAATTTCTCCAGATGATATTGCATCTATCTCTATATTAAAAGGAGCTGGTTCTGCAGCACTTTATGGGGCAAGAGCTGCAAATGGCGTTGTGGTTATAACTACAAAACGTGGTAAAAATAAAAAAGGGTTTGGTGTTACAACAAGCAATTCGCTTACGGTAGAAACCTTATTAACCTTACCAGACTACCAAAATGTGTACGGTGGTGGTTCTAACGGTCAATACTCTTTCCAGAACGGGAAAGGCGCAGGTATTAATGATGGTGGCTTAAGTAGCTACGGACCAAGATTAGATCAAGGTTTATTGGTAAATCAGTTTAATAGTCCTTCTGTAGATATTAACGGAAACCCGGTGCGTGCTGGCGATGTTATTGCGCGTACAAATGCAGATGGTAGTTTTACACCTATAACTGCTACTCCTTGGGTGTCTAACCCTAATAATGTGCGTAATTTTTTTGAAACTGGTGTTACTAAGCAAAACAATATAGCAATTAACTCATCAGGTGAAAACGGTAGCAGTAGATTGTCTTACAGTAATTTAAGAAACGAGGGTATTGTACCAAACACAGATTTAGATCGTGATGGTATTTCGCTTAGTTTACATCAAAA carries:
- a CDS encoding TIGR04282 family arsenosugar biosynthesis glycosyltransferase, with the protein product MRLQRNKTVLLVFSLSAKIEAERKPLFGAKKQKVSTQFFDLLIKNTLEVANKSNVDVVWLDETQQKGNTFAERYANAYKSLYAQGYTNVISIGNDTPNLTANHIQQAVDAMATKKVVFGPSKDGGIYLFGVHKSIFNEDAFKNLPWLTSKLSKKIHTLAIAKNVPFTVLETLKDLDTTASVICYAYENPNSVLGSFILFHTNIKSKSTLKTSNNLVALFYTSSVSRRGPPRL